The sequence ACATTCCAAAATATCAAGTTGGTTGCCTGTATTCCAGATGTTGGAAATGTTTAGGCACTGGTTCAGTTCAATAGGTAGTAAAGAAAATGTATTCAATTTATACATATTGAATACTAAAAAGAGTTTCTACATTAAGACCTTCTTCTATCAGTCCTAGACTAACAGCAGGAACTTTTTTTATTCGTAAAGTGAGTTATGACGTAATTATGAATAACCCAATGGTAACTACTCAGGCTTGAATTTTAGATGGTGATTTTTGCAGGGATAAAAGGGATCCCTGCAAAAGCATCTTTGATGGCACCAATGACATTACAGTCATTTTTTCGAACAGTAGATATGTATCCACGAATACGACAAAAGATGCCTGCACCATAATCAGTACGAAAGGTTCCGGATACTTTTTGCTTGACCTTAATCATTCGAACGTCCCTCTCCCCTTGATTATTATCAAAAGGAACATCGAAGTTGTGAATAAAGCGAAGGACATCGTCTTTATGGGATTTTAAACGGTCAAGCAAATTTTTGGGAGGCGATTGTTTGACTCTGCCTCTTTTTCCGGGTTCTTTTTCTGGTGGAGGATTGGCTTCGAGTCCTTCATTGACAATTTTGTCATACGCTGACTCAATGGAATATATTTGGGGAGGCTCAAGCCTGTCATTATCGGCATCTTTAGCTGAGTTGACTTTTTTATTGGCTTTGATCAACAAGTCACTCATCTGTTGGGCCCACTCTTGGTTATACTGTTCGTGAATAAATTTGAGTTCTCTCAAATGATGGGCGTTGCAAAGCCCATGATCACAATCTTCATAAGCAAAATATGATTTCCAGTGGTCATGGATGGCAATACCTTGAAATTCAGGCAAAATACCAATGTCATCCATGGCAGCCTGCCCACGTTTTTCATGGACCTCATAGTGGGTAAGAGTATCATTACTTGCAACATGAAGCCAATGAAGTTTACCTTTGACCCGCAATCCGCTTTCATCAAAATTGGCTACATTCGATTGTTTCAACTGTTCTTTAATCGCTTCAGTACTCGGGGCAACAGCAATAGCCCCATCATTGCATGAGTTGATGATGACAGCATCCGAGATTCGGTGACCAAACACATCTTCAAAAATTTCACCAGTTCTTGCTACTGGTATATGATGGTAATTATTGAAGTA comes from uncultured Desulfobacter sp. and encodes:
- a CDS encoding IS66 family transposase yields the protein MTMQLHIPSEQEIRKIYREGESAVVQLIQNLSVDIKTIAESMQKQQGLIEKLQGQIAKNSSNSSKPPSSDGPKKKRTKSLRKEGARPSGGQKGHKGKTLKQVENPEHTVVHKACNCTHCQASLDNVLVTDYEDRQVFDIPAIHIEVTEHKAEIKFCPQCGKINKGVFPDQVTQPVQYGDNVKSHAVYFNNYHHIPVARTGEIFEDVFGHRISDAVIINSCNDGAIAVAPSTEAIKEQLKQSNVANFDESGLRVKGKLHWLHVASNDTLTHYEVHEKRGQAAMDDIGILPEFQGIAIHDHWKSYFAYEDCDHGLCNAHHLRELKFIHEQYNQEWAQQMSDLLIKANKKVNSAKDADNDRLEPPQIYSIESAYDKIVNEGLEANPPPEKEPGKRGRVKQSPPKNLLDRLKSHKDDVLRFIHNFDVPFDNNQGERDVRMIKVKQKVSGTFRTDYGAGIFCRIRGYISTVRKNDCNVIGAIKDAFAGIPFIPAKITI